One Magnolia sinica isolate HGM2019 chromosome 2, MsV1, whole genome shotgun sequence genomic window, ggttgagtcTTCGAGTCAACTTGACCTGGCTGAAGATTGAGCTGAGTCTAGTTTTTGGGTTTTCAAACTATGAAATGTAATTGTTCCTTCACAATAACAATAATTTTCAGAGTATATGCTTGTGTCTCATTATAAAAGGAACTATATTAGTACCTAAATTCAAGATGATTAATTGAAGCCCGTAAAGCCTTATTTTGTTGAAATATGATGCATACTTGCTGGTAAACTCTCTCTTTTGGAGAAATGGGAATCATGGATTGAGGCTGGGTTTTTCGTATAGGGGAagtttgatactcaggcacttggaATGTTGGGTTGGCTTTTGTAATAGGCTCAATTAAAGATAAATTATGAACAACTTTTGAGATTTCTACTTGTAGTTGCAACTTCCAAAAATCATCAAATGATACTCACATGGACATAAAAGAGCTCTATGattcatttacccaaacaaaaaaaaaactctttgatTCCAACATAGTAAAGCCCCCACTTCAACATTTCTGTAAATTCTACAAGGAGTTATAGTTCCAAAATCAAACAAGTTTTCATGGATCAGAGGTTaagattgctcaaccaatctcaTTTTGGGGTTGTGACcctggtgggttccacaatttagttggattttttttttttttttggttagcatgttagtacacaccccacagTCAGTACAGAccacactgttagccacaccccacttgggaatcgataccaagacctcaatgttgaaacgaggttattctcactcagtctaccacttgagctatggatcagtgtGTAGTCggattaatttgagttaatatactTCACTTATATAAGTTAAGTGTGTTTGTGTATCAAGCATTGTGCTCtccaagagtatcaaataattcccttTCATCCGATACTCTAGTTGCATCTACCGTGTGCAAAATGTGTCGGAAGTGAAAGGATAATGTCTTGTTTGGCATCGTGGATATGGAAATGTGAATTTGATAAATCCATGAAGTAGTCAAAATTTATGGATTTGCATTGGAATTGGATTTGACAATATTCAAAATCCATAATTTGGGGATCAGGCTACAAGTCCATTTATTTGGAAAGCAGAGAGTTTCTCATTTTGTTAATTTGCCAAGTCTTTGGGGGATTGGGATTTgccccaaatccatgaatttatGAAACAactcaagtacacatcacaaATAAGcgagcatggcacataggtgcaagatccaatccattcgtgAGTGGAATACTACTATGTAGATGCTTTGGCCCATCAATCAGGTTGGCTGAAGATTTCTTGACCATGCAACTATTCATACACTGGCCTGCATTTTGAATTGACGAGATTTATTTTTGGGCGTGACAACTAGATTCACTTTGATGGGCTGCTTGGTTATTGCACCTGTGGGCCACACTGGCACATGCGGTGGCATATAGATAGTGTTGCTTGTACTCACTTTCTGGCTTAGCAAAACTTGAGTTCTTTCTCTTTTTGGTTTTGTAATATTCAATTTACTTAGGCACCTTTTGGTacacacctaaaaatgagttcatttcattttagttaaaAATGATTATGTATAAGAGGACATGATCTCTAATAAATAATCACATTATGTGCTAGAGATCATAAatattgttaactaaaatgacatcaactcaattttaggcatctaccaaacagggccttggcATTTCTCATTTAAAATTTCTTCGGTTTTGCATGCATTTTTCACCTATCTCTCCAGGGTTGTGTTGGCACCAGTGGTCAGAGCAAGAACATATGACCATGTCCCTCAGCAACATGTGGCTTTGTATTATTCCCAAAGAACTTCAGAGGGGGGGTTTCTAATATCAGAAGCTACTGCAGTTTCTGAAACTGGTGTTGGTGGGTAAGCTACATCTTGTTTAGATCCTTTCACCTAATAAAATGCGTCTTTTCTCTAactgatctcattttagttaatatcaATTACATATTAGAGATCAttatttaggatgtgtttggttgcaccaattatCAATTACATATTTCATGATTAGTGAATGAACCCTTTTGCAAATTGTTGGTTATATTCTTCTTTATCCCTAGTAAAAAATTAATCTCTAATACATCattataattaaataaaattagatgaactcatttttaagtggcaaccaataTTTAGATTTTTACCTCAAACTTCCTTAATAGTTTGGATTTTGCTAAGTAATGCCTCCACTGATTAAAGCTGGGAaatgtgccttttttttttctttcctggagaatgaaatgaccaaatgcCCTTTGCCATTTCTTTTTTCTCTAAAAAGTGGAATctagaattgtggggcccatgtgacgtGTATACCATGTCCAATCCATCCAACGGTCCTACCCACACACGATGATCATAAGACCACAAAATGACACTTATTCCGCAAGGAAGTCCATGTAGAATAGGCTTATTTTACAAGTTATTCATACTCAATGTAAGGCATTATTCACCTGCCTGTAAAAGTCATTTACCTGATTATTCATCTGCTTATGCACTACTGCCTATGTAGGTCCCACCGTGTTGGATATTGCATCCAACCCACCTattaagtgagccccaccataatgattggatgtgccaaaaatcagtcctaaccaatcattaggtgggccacaccatagaaaatggacaactaTACAAAAACTTCTAAATTTACGTCATGGCGTGCATCACATGACAATTAGACCAGTCTTATTTTTGAGGCATCCAACTTTCACGGTGGAGTGACCTTTGTGGATAAGTTGGATGCCATGCACACACCAGGAACGTGCCGCCCTTGTAAGCCCTTGTAGAATGAGCTTATTCTACAAGGACATATAGAGGTACTGGCCTCTACTATTTATTCCATGTAACAAATATGTGACCTTCCTGTTCTGCATGAAAGTGGATATTGGGGTCAGTGATCTGGGCTGTTGATCTGAAGGGCCCCAGTCTGGgaggaccatgccccaaaaatctttcCAATTCGAAAGTCCTAACCATTCAACTTCCCGCTTATGTTGTGAAGGTTCTTAAACTTTCCTGGCATTTGGACAAGTGAGCAAGTGAGAGCTTGGAGAACTGTTGTGGATGCTGTTCATGAGAAGGGTGGAGTGTTCTTTTGTCAGATTTGGCACGCTGGGAGGAGTCATAATACCAGTACgttcttcttttgtttatatCATGGTTAAAAAGTCTCAGGCGACTCTGATCGACTTGTTTGGTCTTGAGTCAAGTTGCAGCTCGCCCGAGTCAGGGCTGAATCCGCCCGACTTGCCCAAGTCAAGGATGATTTGGTGGGGCAACTCGTGGGCTCAAACTGGATTAGGCGCCTCTGAGTCCGAGTTGACTTGGATGAGTTCCACCTGACTCagatgagtcttaaaaccatactTTTCATTACTACGCCTTCAGTGAGGGGGTGGAATACGTGTTAGAGATCtatgccattcatcaggtagtacAATAATCAAGCAAGCTGCACATATATGTTGATTTTTTACTGTCAAGCTTATTTTTCTAACTGCTCAGTTTTTGTAATACAGTTTTGACCTGACTGATTAGCGGACCAACATTATTTTTTGGTTAATGGCTTGTTCACGGTGTaccttacctgatgaatggcccagatctctgaCATGTGCCATACACACGGATCTCTAACACATGTTCTGCTCTGACTCATGACCCTTTGCTAGTAGGGCTGTTGCTGGCTGGGCAACATGTGTCCAAGTCTGGCTTGCAAAGTAAAACCTATTCCCAAACTTGGACTGTGGTGAGCCAATACAAACAGGTCCGAGTGCAAATGATGATCATTGTGCATTGCCAGACTGAGACCATCTTGAGCCTGACCACCCAGTTGTTGCAAGATCTAGGCTGTTCATTAGGTGAGTCCTCATCATCATGAtaaatgacaaaaatatccttgaAACCTTAAAAAGGCCAGGCTGACGGGCTTCCACACAGAGCCTGAGCCCTGCCCCTCTAATAAACGAGCTTAAACTTTAGGCCTGAGCCCAGCCCCCAGGCCTAGTATTCCAGCCCAAGCCCAGTCTTAAGTGGGCCAAGCCTGAAAGGTTACAGAGTGCTGAAAGGCAGGTCCCACCATTATGGAATGCTAAACGGGACGCAGATTGTGTGGTAACTCACCATGCTATAGTGTGGTGAGTAAACTCTAGGAGGCCTACTGCGATGTATGTGTCATTAGCCAtgttttggcagctcattttagggcatgcgccccaaaattgaagtatatccaaagcttaagtggaccacaccacagaaaacagtggggataatggcaTCCGTTATTGGAACCTTCCAAGGGCCCAGTgatgttatttgtcatccaacctgttcataaggtcacacagagatggatgaagggaaaacacaaatatcagctagatccaaaacttttgtggcccccaagaagttttcaatggtaggcattcaattcccacggtttcctgtgttgtggtccacttgagctttggacatacttaaattttgccctaaaatgagctggaaaattggatggacggcatggataaagcacatacatcacagtgggccccatagagtttactcaccaTGCCTATCTTGGTTTCATCTTATCCATCATCTCGGTTCTACTTTGAAAAGCTTATGATCCTATCAATATGTGGAAAGATGTTCCTGATCATTGATTTTTAGGGTTGAATGCGAACCACTGGAACACATTCCTTTATCCGGACCCATTTATTGTGATAGAGCTATTCCCACCCATTTCAGCTGGGAAATCTAGCTTAGTTAAACAAAGTAATACTATTTTAAAATCCTGCTTAACACATACATAAGATCCGTTCAAGCTTACCATTGTGCATATTTGTATAATCATATGCTTATTCAATAGACATTTCATGAAATAGTATTcttctaagggtctgtttggacgTAACTTTCGCAAAAGGGGTTTTCCTGCAAAAGCAAGTGCgtatggatttttcaaaaacgAATTGACAAGTGGCCTTTTTAGTGCCTATTTCTGCGAGTGGAAGTCAAACACGATTTGCAAAACATCCAAAGCACGACACAAAAAAGCGTTTGGCTCAAAACAATGTTTAGGTGTCAAATGCTCGTTTTGAGAGCGtgcccaaatgggccctaaaatgtGGTGACCACTTTTGAACTTGGCTGTAGTTCCCATTCACAGGTGCACCTTATGGGAAAACTCCAATTAGCCCTACCAACAAGCCATTGACACCGGAATTATATCCTGGCCGAACATACAACCCCCCTCGGCGGTTAGCGACAGAAGAAATTCCTATGGTAGTTGAAGAATACCGACTTGCTGCAAGGAATGCCGTAGAAGCAGGTAACCCAATTGTCTAATGTCACATTTTtcttctattatatatatatataacaccaaGTTTTGGGTCATCCAAATTGGTTTTAGAACTAACCCTTTTCCCTTATCTTAAATGATTATTAATACAATCACAGGCTTTGATGGAGTTGAAATTCGTGCCGTTAGTGGTTGTCTCATCGACGAGTTCCTAAAAGATAGTGTCAACGATCGGACCGACAAATACGGTGGAACACTAGAGAACCGTTGCCAATTGGCATTAGAGATTGTGGAGGCAATCGCTAGCGAGATTGGGCCGGATAGAACTGGCATCAGGCTTTCCCCATTcttgttgttccatgaatgcagCGACTCGGACCCTGAAGCTCTTGGGGTCTACATGGCCCAAGCACTGAGTAAATACCACCTTGCATATGCTCATTTTATTGAGCCAAGGATAGATGTCTTTGGAAAGATTTCCGAGACCCCATATagtttggggcccatgaggaagGCCTTCAAGGGTACTTTTATTGTTTGTGGGGGTTACACTAGAGAAGAAGGTGACAAGGTCATAGCTAATGGAGCTGCAGACTTAGTAGCATATGGGCGCTATTTCGTATCAAACCCAGACCTGCCCAAGAGGTTTGAGGTGAATGCACCTTTGAATGAGTATGATGAAGCAACTTTCTATAGTCAAGATCCTGTTGTGGGTTACACTGACCACCCTTTCATGGAACCTCATTTGTAGTTTTATTGTTGAAAGGAGCTTTATTAGGTGCATGAATGGAATACTAGTAATAATGTAGATGTTGGATTGCATGCGAAGATCCATATATATGATAAAGGTAAGGTACCAAACAGGGCCTTCTTCAGTTTACAGCCATGTATAGGATTGTCTGGATGAATCAAACCTGGAGGTTGTAATTCATCCGGTTGTGTAGTCTAGTTAGTTTAGTCGTATACATCATAACGTCTCATCCTTCAGTCGACAAATCATCTCATCTCTGTGGTTCGTCTTTCTTTCTCCTCTCATTAAATTCCACTCTTCCtcctcaattttctttttaatattaaGCATCTAATCTGGTGTAGTTAGTTTCTTCCATTCTCAAAAGCCAAAAGCTATATGAGTATGTTGATGAGATCATTTCCAAACCAGCTGAGTCTATTATTGACAATGAAAGCAAAACAATCAGCAATCCTAATTTTACTACTTGGGGAGTAACTAGACTAACATCTTTCTTGGTTGAATGCATTTTTTTGTAAGGTGTGCTATCCTAAGTAATCAGTTTAGAAACATTGCCTGAGAATGCCTTCTTTCAGCAGTCTATCATGGATTCTCTAGCGGTGGTACAACATCAAATCTCTGATACCATAATTAAGGTAATGCCATGAAGGAGAGAAGGTTGGAAAGATTTGCATTTCTTCATTGCATTACTATTATTGTATATGGTTGTAAATAGGTGTTTTCTACATATAGCaccttttccttttttgttgtACACTAATAACCTCCTCCCTTTCAGTATTGCCAAATAACTTATCTTTTTCATATAGAGGCATAAAACACCATGTGCATAGTTTCTATCAAAGTTAGACTATTAAATTTCATCATTGACCATATAAAATGATGCTTTTGCCCTTGGTTTTGTAGAGATGAGAGATTCTTATTTTGCCCATGCAAGCATGAAAAGGTTATCCATAACACTTAAAAACAATTTTGATCCTTCATttaaatggtttagatcaaatgctATGGATGGCCCATCATTAGATGGTCTCGGTCATGCAACCATCTTGGAGCTCCCATAACTAAGCTATTAGGATCTAGCCCAAAATGAAAATCTATCTCATCTCTACAATTCAATGACAAATGCGTCATTTTATGTGGTCGATATTTAAATTTAACCGTCTATTGTCCTTTATAACAAGTAACTCTCAaagtaagtgtgtgtgtgtgtgtgtgtagagagagagagagagagagagagagagagtttatttAACAGTACAAAAGGAGTGTTTTTGGTATATAGCAAAAAGTGTCAAACAATCACTTGATTTAAAAGCTTGAGTTGTTAGAGGATggcgtatcaatgtatatcaagtgaC contains:
- the LOC131236743 gene encoding 12-oxophytodienoate reductase 1-like isoform X3, with amino-acid sequence MGKTLLLSPYKMGRSQLSHRVVLAPVVRARTYDHVPQQHVALYYSQRTSEGGFLISEATAVSETGVGGFLNFPGIWTSEQVRAWRTVVDAVHEKGGVFFCQIWHAGRSHNTSAPYGKTPISPTNKPLTPELYPGRTYNPPRRLATEEIPMVVEEYRLAARNAVEAGFDGVEIRAVSGCLIDEFLKDSVNDRTDKYGGTLENRCQLALEIVEAIASEIGPDRTGIRLSPFLLFHECSDSDPEALGVYMAQALSKYHLAYAHFIEPRIDVFGKISETPYSLGPMRKAFKGTFIVCGGYTREEGDKVIANGAADLVAYGRYFVSNPDLPKRFEVNAPLNEYDEATFYSQDPVVGYTDHPFMEPHL
- the LOC131236743 gene encoding putative 12-oxophytodienoate reductase-like protein 1 isoform X2, which gives rise to MGKTLLLSPYKMGRSQLSHRFLNFPGIWTSEQVRAWRTVVDAVHEKGGVFFCQIWHAGRSHNTIGLLLAGQHVSKSGLQSKTYSQTWTVVSQYKQVRVQMMIIVHCQTETILSLTTQLLQDLGCSLGAPYGKTPISPTNKPLTPELYPGRTYNPPRRLATEEIPMVVEEYRLAARNAVEAGFDGVEIRAVSGCLIDEFLKDSVNDRTDKYGGTLENRCQLALEIVEAIASEIGPDRTGIRLSPFLLFHECSDSDPEALGVYMAQALSKYHLAYAHFIEPRIDVFGKISETPYSLGPMRKAFKGTFIVCGGYTREEGDKVIANGAADLVAYGRYFVSNPDLPKRFEVNAPLNEYDEATFYSQDPVVGYTDHPFMEPHL
- the LOC131236743 gene encoding putative 12-oxophytodienoate reductase 11 isoform X1 yields the protein MGKTLLLSPYKMGRSQLSHRVVLAPVVRARTYDHVPQQHVALYYSQRTSEGGFLISEATAVSETGVGGFLNFPGIWTSEQVRAWRTVVDAVHEKGGVFFCQIWHAGRSHNTIGLLLAGQHVSKSGLQSKTYSQTWTVVSQYKQVRVQMMIIVHCQTETILSLTTQLLQDLGCSLGAPYGKTPISPTNKPLTPELYPGRTYNPPRRLATEEIPMVVEEYRLAARNAVEAGFDGVEIRAVSGCLIDEFLKDSVNDRTDKYGGTLENRCQLALEIVEAIASEIGPDRTGIRLSPFLLFHECSDSDPEALGVYMAQALSKYHLAYAHFIEPRIDVFGKISETPYSLGPMRKAFKGTFIVCGGYTREEGDKVIANGAADLVAYGRYFVSNPDLPKRFEVNAPLNEYDEATFYSQDPVVGYTDHPFMEPHL
- the LOC131236743 gene encoding 12-oxophytodienoate reductase 1-like isoform X4; amino-acid sequence: MGKTLLLSPYKMGRSQLSHRVVLAPVVRARTYDHVPQQHVALYYSQRTSEGGFLISEATAVSETGVGAPYGKTPISPTNKPLTPELYPGRTYNPPRRLATEEIPMVVEEYRLAARNAVEAGFDGVEIRAVSGCLIDEFLKDSVNDRTDKYGGTLENRCQLALEIVEAIASEIGPDRTGIRLSPFLLFHECSDSDPEALGVYMAQALSKYHLAYAHFIEPRIDVFGKISETPYSLGPMRKAFKGTFIVCGGYTREEGDKVIANGAADLVAYGRYFVSNPDLPKRFEVNAPLNEYDEATFYSQDPVVGYTDHPFMEPHL